A window of Salmo trutta chromosome 5, fSalTru1.1, whole genome shotgun sequence contains these coding sequences:
- the LOC115194499 gene encoding uncharacterized protein LOC115194499 isoform X3: MEGDTNGQIQFDGPSGGMCDVTVNCSVPGVWVLSVCDGGQCTLSQQSLSHTRVNIILSNDNGTIQCTGKNNFSAETNSQRMEDICIGEKKGRASTLPVWTIMGSVTGVVFFVGVLVGVGYIILTRRRQSPKEQQSMQGVITEVDNPVSAIPGRPELQNTPGSEVTSIYVTAGRPGAVPAAAIEEHHPVDKGYTLPEESAEALYSTVQQPAVEERHLVDKLGCPKKEAPGRHSPSEAEPTSIYSTVQEPAIAQRHPVDKYVNKPDKLPY; the protein is encoded by the exons TGGTGGAATGTGTGACGTCACAGTGAACTGTTCAGTTCCAGGTGTGTGGgtgttgtctgtctgtgatggAGGTCAGTGCACACTGTCACAGCAGTCTCTTTCACACACCAGAGTCAACATCATCCTCTCCAATGACAACGGAACTATCCAGTGCACTGGCAAAAATAACTTCAGTGCAGAGACCAACTCACAACGCATGGAGGACATAT GTATAGGTGAGAAGAAGGGGAGAGCTTCAACATTACCAGTTTGGACCATTATGGGCAGTGTTACTGGTGTAGTCTTCTTTGTTGGTGTGTTAGTTGGTGTAGGATACATCATATTAACCAGAAGACGGCAATCCCCTAAAGAGCAGCAGTCAATGCAG GGCGTTATTACAGAAGTTGACAACCCAGTGTCCGCTATACCAGGAAGACCAGAACTACAAAACACCCCTGGTTCTGAGGTGACATCTATCTACGTCACTGCAGGCAGACCAGGAGCAGTACCAGCAGCAGCAATAGAAGAACACCACCCAGTGGACAAAGGGTACACTTTACCAGAAGAAAGTGCAGAGGCACTCTACAGCACTGTGCAGCAACCAGCGGTAGAAGAGCGCCACCTAGTGGACAAACTGGGCTGCCCAAAAAAAGAGGCGCCAGGACGACATAGCCCTTCTGAGGCAGAGCCTACATCAATCTACAGCACAGTACAGGAGCCAGCTATAGCACAGCGCCACCCAGTGGACAAATATGTCAACAAACCAGACAAACTACCTTACTAA
- the LOC115194499 gene encoding uncharacterized protein LOC115194499 isoform X4, whose translation MEGDTNGQIQFDGPRVNIILSNDNGTIQCTGKNNFSAETNSQRMEDICIGEKKGRASTLPVWTIMGSVTGVVFFVGVLVGVGYIILTRRRQSPKEQQSMQGVITEVDNPVSAIPGRPELQNTPGSEVTSIYVTAGRPGAVPAAAIEEHHPVDKGYTLPEESAEALYSTVQQPAVEERHLVDKLGCPKKEAPGRHSPSEAEPTSIYSTVQEPAIAQRHPVDKYVNKPDKLPY comes from the exons AGTCAACATCATCCTCTCCAATGACAACGGAACTATCCAGTGCACTGGCAAAAATAACTTCAGTGCAGAGACCAACTCACAACGCATGGAGGACATAT GTATAGGTGAGAAGAAGGGGAGAGCTTCAACATTACCAGTTTGGACCATTATGGGCAGTGTTACTGGTGTAGTCTTCTTTGTTGGTGTGTTAGTTGGTGTAGGATACATCATATTAACCAGAAGACGGCAATCCCCTAAAGAGCAGCAGTCAATGCAG GGCGTTATTACAGAAGTTGACAACCCAGTGTCCGCTATACCAGGAAGACCAGAACTACAAAACACCCCTGGTTCTGAGGTGACATCTATCTACGTCACTGCAGGCAGACCAGGAGCAGTACCAGCAGCAGCAATAGAAGAACACCACCCAGTGGACAAAGGGTACACTTTACCAGAAGAAAGTGCAGAGGCACTCTACAGCACTGTGCAGCAACCAGCGGTAGAAGAGCGCCACCTAGTGGACAAACTGGGCTGCCCAAAAAAAGAGGCGCCAGGACGACATAGCCCTTCTGAGGCAGAGCCTACATCAATCTACAGCACAGTACAGGAGCCAGCTATAGCACAGCGCCACCCAGTGGACAAATATGTCAACAAACCAGACAAACTACCTTACTAA